Proteins encoded in a region of the Zea mays cultivar B73 chromosome 4, Zm-B73-REFERENCE-NAM-5.0, whole genome shotgun sequence genome:
- the LOC109945650 gene encoding protein GLUTAMINE DUMPER 4 translates to MWPAGAEHPMGTGQGQGPAAPSPGSSASTAWQSPVPYYLFGGLAATLGLIALSLLALACSHWKLSVSGGSLLPAGGPDDDGGGLERQDGGGKAAGERRRERVLVIMAGDEMPTFLATPALGRGLDDARGGVGGVCGEDGRCGARS, encoded by the coding sequence ATGTGGCCCGCAGGAGCGGAGCACCCGATGGGCACGGGCCAGGGCCAGGGCCCCGCGGCGCCGTCGCCGGGGTCGAGCGCATCGACGGCGTGGCAGTCGCCGGTGCCGTACTACCTATTCGGCGGGCTGGCGGCTACGCTGGGGCTCATCGCGCTGTCGCTCCTGGCGCTGGCCTGCTCCCACTGGAAGCTGTCCGTGTCCGGCGGCAGCCTGCTGCCGGCCGGCGGGCcggacgacgacggcggcggccTGGAACGCCAGGATGGCGGCGGGAAGGCCGCAGGGGAGCGTCGGCGGGAGCGCGTGCTGGTCATCATGGCCGGCGACGAGATGCCGACGTTCCTGGCCACGCCGGCGCTGGGCCGGGGCCTGGACGACGCCCGTGGcggcgtcggcggcgtgtgcggcGAGGATGGGAGGTGCGGGGCGAGGAGCTAG